The Lysobacter gummosus genome includes a region encoding these proteins:
- a CDS encoding acyl-CoA thioesterase: MPFRTSRVILFGDCDPGGVVYTPRVAHFVVEAGLAFLSQVLGGPAARRLFDMGILPPARALSIEFLHPMTWDEVIDIEVSVERVGEHSFTMSVGAANAEGTGTFRGTITQVTVSPQTMRPVQLPPELRAALEKTLSG; encoded by the coding sequence ATGCCCTTCCGGACCAGCCGGGTCATCCTGTTTGGCGACTGCGATCCGGGCGGAGTGGTTTATACGCCTCGCGTCGCTCATTTCGTCGTGGAAGCCGGGCTCGCCTTCCTGTCGCAGGTGCTCGGCGGGCCGGCGGCGCGGCGGCTGTTCGACATGGGCATTCTTCCGCCCGCGCGTGCGCTGTCGATCGAATTCCTGCATCCGATGACCTGGGACGAGGTGATCGATATCGAAGTGTCGGTGGAACGAGTGGGCGAACACTCATTCACGATGTCGGTCGGCGCCGCCAACGCCGAAGGCACCGGGACCTTCCGCGGCACGATCACGCAGGTCACCGTGTCGCCGCAGACGATGCGGCCGGTGCAGCTGCCGCCCGAACTCAGGGCCGCGCTCGAGAAAACGCTGAGCGGCTGA
- a CDS encoding DUF6289 family protein: MSEVKQSSKRKLSLILLAAGMAVSLAAAALPHAGPGQGYVFTYYSDASHSEEVGGMGYGHCGEPFDWGTHTRYFTYVKVTCNPNP, from the coding sequence ATGTCTGAAGTCAAGCAATCGTCCAAGCGCAAACTGTCGCTGATCCTGCTCGCCGCCGGCATGGCGGTATCGCTGGCCGCCGCCGCGCTGCCGCATGCGGGCCCGGGCCAGGGTTACGTATTCACCTATTACTCCGACGCCAGCCACAGCGAAGAAGTCGGCGGCATGGGCTACGGCCATTGCGGCGAACCCTTCGATTGGGGAACGCACACGCGTTACTTCACCTATGTCAAGGTGACTTGTAACCCGAATCCCTGA
- a CDS encoding Rrf2 family transcriptional regulator, whose amino-acid sequence MRSDSRLSRMLHVLLHMARHDQAFTSEQISRMLNTNPVVVRRTMAGLRKAGYVSSEKGHGGGWRIACDLNAVTLLDVHRAVGGPQIFAIGNESANPECAVERVVNAALDDVLRQAEALLIEKLRAIALADLAHEFDALCTAAGWSIDGPRAK is encoded by the coding sequence ATGAGAAGTGACAGCAGACTTTCGCGAATGCTCCACGTCCTGCTGCACATGGCGCGCCACGACCAGGCTTTCACCTCCGAGCAGATTTCCAGGATGCTCAACACCAACCCGGTCGTGGTCCGCCGCACCATGGCGGGGCTGCGCAAGGCCGGCTACGTCAGCTCGGAGAAGGGGCACGGCGGCGGATGGAGGATCGCTTGCGATCTGAACGCCGTCACCTTGCTGGATGTGCACCGGGCCGTCGGCGGCCCGCAGATTTTCGCCATCGGCAACGAGAGCGCGAATCCCGAATGCGCGGTCGAGCGCGTCGTCAACGCCGCGCTCGACGACGTGTTGCGCCAGGCCGAAGCGCTGCTGATCGAGAAGTTGCGCGCGATCGCCCTTGCCGATCTCGCGCACGAGTTCGATGCGCTGTGCACTGCCGCCGGCTGGAGCATCGACGGGCCGCGCGCGAAGTGA
- the ftsY gene encoding signal recognition particle-docking protein FtsY: MLSFFRRKKNETAAEKSSERGFTTEELAAAFPDAQADTHADAQQAQEPSPDLPPRADAPAPAAPNPAPLAPAPSPQVFAAEPPVPPEVVAALHEIEPPVPPPAASFAPPAAAPDAPSQQTISAETEPVAPTDYIDKPAAPAGKQGWRDRLRGSVFARSFGGLFSRNPRLDDDLLDEIETALITADVGVGATTALVEGLRKRMKSREFADAQALLGALRAELIAMLQPVAKPLVIDVNAKPFVLLTVGVNGVGKTTTIGKLAKRFRDEGRPLMLAAGDTFRAAAVAQLQAWGERNGVPVVAQGQNADAASVAFDALQAAKARGTQVLIADTAGRLHTQQGLMAELGKIRRVLGKVDPTAPHEVLMVIDGTTGQNALSQLRQFHAAVGVTGLVVTKLDGTAKGGVVFALAREFGIPIRFAGIGERPEDLRVFDAEAFVDALLPEALGG; this comes from the coding sequence ATGCTCAGTTTTTTCCGCCGCAAGAAAAACGAAACCGCCGCCGAGAAATCCTCCGAGCGCGGCTTCACCACCGAAGAATTGGCCGCCGCGTTTCCCGATGCGCAGGCCGATACGCACGCCGACGCGCAGCAAGCCCAGGAGCCGTCGCCGGACCTGCCTCCGCGAGCCGATGCGCCCGCGCCTGCCGCGCCGAACCCCGCGCCGCTCGCGCCGGCACCGAGCCCGCAGGTGTTCGCCGCCGAACCGCCGGTGCCGCCCGAGGTCGTGGCCGCGCTGCATGAAATCGAACCGCCGGTGCCGCCGCCGGCCGCAAGCTTCGCGCCGCCCGCCGCCGCGCCGGACGCGCCTTCGCAGCAGACCATCTCGGCCGAAACCGAGCCGGTCGCGCCGACCGACTACATCGACAAACCGGCCGCGCCCGCCGGCAAGCAAGGCTGGCGCGACCGCCTGCGCGGCAGCGTGTTCGCGCGCAGCTTCGGCGGCCTGTTCTCGCGCAACCCGCGCCTGGACGACGATCTGCTCGACGAAATCGAAACCGCGCTGATCACCGCCGACGTCGGCGTCGGCGCGACCACCGCCCTGGTCGAAGGCCTGCGCAAGCGCATGAAGTCGCGCGAGTTCGCCGACGCCCAGGCGCTGCTTGGCGCCTTGCGCGCCGAGCTGATCGCGATGCTGCAGCCGGTGGCCAAGCCGCTGGTGATCGACGTCAACGCCAAGCCCTTCGTGCTGCTGACCGTCGGCGTCAACGGCGTCGGCAAGACCACCACCATCGGCAAGCTGGCCAAGCGCTTCCGCGACGAAGGCCGGCCGCTGATGCTCGCCGCCGGCGACACCTTCCGCGCCGCCGCAGTCGCGCAGTTGCAGGCCTGGGGCGAACGCAACGGCGTACCGGTGGTCGCCCAGGGCCAGAACGCCGACGCCGCATCGGTGGCGTTCGACGCGCTGCAGGCGGCCAAGGCGCGCGGCACCCAGGTGCTGATCGCCGACACCGCCGGCCGCCTGCACACGCAGCAAGGTTTGATGGCCGAACTGGGCAAGATCCGCCGCGTGCTCGGCAAGGTCGATCCGACCGCCCCGCACGAAGTGCTGATGGTGATCGACGGCACCACCGGGCAAAACGCTTTGTCGCAGCTGCGGCAGTTCCATGCGGCCGTGGGCGTAACCGGGTTGGTGGTGACCAAGCTCGACGGCACCGCCAAGGGCGGCGTGGTGTTCGCCCTGGCGCGCGAGTTCGGCATTCCGATCCGCTTCGCCGGCATCGGCGAGCGCCCGGAAGACCTGCGCGTGTTCGACGCGGAAGCCTTCGTCGACGCGCTGCTGCCCGAAGCGCTCGGCGGCTGA
- a CDS encoding glycosyltransferase family 4 protein: MKSVWYVTRKFPPSRGGMQQLSHHIAAELAALRPLTLVRWWAGQWGLPLFVAWALLRLCWGLLRRQVRVVLIGDPVLSVLAVPARWAGVPVAAVVHGLDVTYPSPLYQWYLRRFFWRRLDAYLCISRFVRDQLLGQGIAAAQCAVIVPGVSAPADMPARAREPGLRLLILGRLVRRKGALWFVQQVMPRLSAWNADVRLDIVGDGPERAAIEQAIAQAQLGDKVRLWGDVDETRKAQRLHECDLVLMPNRRVDGDPEGFGLVALEAAMSRRYVLAADLEGLRDAVGHADIGALLPPQDADAWFAAIVALLADPRRLRERGEAARAYVATHCSWRAMGLRYAERLDELV; the protein is encoded by the coding sequence TTGAAGTCGGTTTGGTATGTCACGCGCAAGTTCCCGCCCTCGCGCGGCGGGATGCAGCAGCTCAGTCATCACATCGCCGCCGAACTGGCGGCGCTGCGGCCGTTGACCCTGGTGCGCTGGTGGGCCGGGCAATGGGGATTACCGCTGTTCGTGGCATGGGCGCTGCTGCGATTGTGCTGGGGCCTGCTGCGCCGGCAAGTGCGGGTGGTGCTGATCGGCGATCCGGTGCTGTCGGTGCTGGCGGTGCCGGCGCGCTGGGCCGGCGTGCCGGTCGCGGCGGTGGTGCACGGGCTCGATGTCACCTATCCGAGTCCGCTGTATCAATGGTATCTGCGCCGATTTTTCTGGCGGCGTCTGGACGCTTACCTGTGCATCAGCCGCTTCGTGCGCGATCAGTTGCTCGGTCAGGGGATCGCGGCCGCGCAGTGCGCGGTGATCGTTCCCGGCGTATCCGCGCCGGCCGACATGCCGGCGCGCGCGCGGGAGCCCGGGCTGCGCCTGCTGATCCTCGGGCGGCTGGTGCGGCGCAAGGGCGCGCTGTGGTTCGTGCAGCAGGTCATGCCGCGATTGAGCGCATGGAACGCCGATGTGCGTCTGGATATCGTCGGCGACGGCCCGGAGCGCGCGGCGATCGAACAGGCGATCGCGCAGGCGCAACTCGGCGACAAGGTGCGGCTGTGGGGCGATGTGGACGAAACGCGCAAAGCGCAGCGCCTGCACGAATGCGATCTGGTGCTGATGCCCAATCGCCGCGTCGACGGCGATCCGGAAGGCTTCGGCCTGGTCGCGCTGGAAGCGGCCATGAGCCGGCGCTATGTCCTGGCCGCGGACCTGGAAGGCCTGCGCGATGCCGTCGGCCATGCCGATATCGGCGCGCTGTTGCCGCCGCAGGACGCCGATGCGTGGTTCGCCGCGATCGTGGCATTGCTCGCCGATCCGCGCCGATTGCGCGAACGCGGCGAAGCCGCGCGCGCGTATGTCGCGACGCATTGCTCGTGGCGCGCGATGGGCTTGCGTTATGCCGAGCGGCTGGATGAGCTGGTCTAA
- a CDS encoding glycosyltransferase family 2 protein has protein sequence MNARRLFRTHDIETWRSGHPGVVETAPAAVPGEFRKPIKVVIQIPCRDEAEQLPETLAALPAFLHGVHEVEWLVIDDGSSDDTTEVALEHGVHAVLRLPENRGLANAFSIGLEAACRRGADIIVNVDGDNQYDAAAIPALVADILAGRADIVVGCRPIERIAHFPWWKKRLQRLGSAVVRAVSNVRIDDATSGFRAYSRDAAMRLNVYSRYTYTLETLIQAGQTGLRIKSVPVEVNPPTRPSRLIRSVPEYIARSVLTILRSFLIYRPLEFFMLPSVLCALLGISIGAKFTFDYFYGQGDGHIQSLILAAMLVMVGTIGGAVGLLANQLAVNRRLLEEQQQSRRRAEWRPMP, from the coding sequence ATGAACGCACGCAGATTGTTTCGCACACACGACATCGAAACGTGGCGGTCCGGGCATCCTGGCGTCGTCGAAACCGCGCCGGCGGCGGTGCCGGGCGAGTTCCGCAAACCGATTAAGGTGGTGATCCAGATTCCCTGCCGCGACGAGGCCGAGCAACTGCCTGAAACCCTGGCGGCGCTGCCGGCGTTCCTGCACGGTGTGCACGAGGTCGAATGGCTGGTGATCGACGACGGGTCTTCCGACGACACGACCGAGGTCGCGCTGGAACACGGCGTGCACGCGGTGCTGCGCCTGCCGGAGAACCGCGGCCTGGCCAATGCGTTCTCGATCGGGCTGGAAGCGGCCTGCCGCCGCGGCGCGGACATCATCGTCAACGTCGATGGCGACAACCAATACGACGCCGCGGCGATTCCGGCGCTGGTCGCCGACATCCTGGCCGGACGCGCCGACATCGTGGTGGGCTGCCGGCCGATCGAGCGCATCGCCCATTTTCCGTGGTGGAAGAAACGGCTGCAGCGCCTGGGCAGCGCGGTGGTGCGGGCGGTGTCCAACGTGCGCATCGACGACGCCACCAGCGGCTTTCGCGCCTACAGCCGCGATGCGGCGATGCGGCTCAACGTCTACTCGCGCTACACCTACACTCTGGAGACCTTGATCCAGGCCGGACAGACCGGGCTTCGCATCAAGTCGGTGCCGGTGGAGGTCAATCCGCCGACGCGTCCGTCGCGGCTGATCCGCAGCGTGCCGGAGTACATCGCCCGCTCGGTGCTGACTATCCTGCGATCGTTCCTGATCTACCGTCCGCTGGAATTCTTCATGCTGCCGTCGGTGTTGTGCGCGTTGCTGGGCATCTCGATCGGCGCCAAGTTCACCTTCGATTATTTCTACGGCCAGGGCGACGGCCACATACAGTCGCTGATTCTGGCGGCGATGCTGGTCATGGTCGGCACGATCGGCGGCGCGGTGGGTCTGCTGGCGAATCAGCTCGCGGTCAATCGGCGCTTGCTGGAAGAGCAGCAGCAGAGTCGGCGTCGCGCCGAATGGCGGCCGATGCCTTGA
- a CDS encoding YjhX family toxin: protein MNISKLEQRVLHALAQGGEIHHRRADGGARIVAIDCYNRDGFRLADCSLAVFQKLKRRQLIASSDSGPYRITHLGRQLVRPQYDNR from the coding sequence ATGAACATTTCCAAGTTGGAGCAGCGCGTCCTGCACGCGCTGGCTCAGGGTGGAGAAATCCACCATCGCCGCGCCGATGGCGGCGCGCGCATCGTCGCCATCGATTGCTACAACCGCGACGGATTCCGTCTCGCCGATTGCTCGCTGGCGGTGTTCCAGAAACTCAAGCGGCGCCAGCTGATCGCTTCCAGCGACAGCGGCCCGTATCGCATCACTCATCTGGGACGGCAGCTCGTGCGTCCCCAATACGATAATAGGTGA
- a CDS encoding MFS transporter: MNSPTTVSSVSLDRNWPLVAAGALMGCVAIGAVFSLAVLLQPMSTATGWSRAGLSSAMTLAFLSMGFAGFGWGILSDRFGPRVVVLAGSLLLGLACILASRAGSLLQFQLTYGVLLGAAAASFLAPVIAATAASFERRRNLAISLVSAGMGVAPMTLSPLVAWLVTHYDWRSSLMIVGVLAWALTLPAVWFVRTVPMAAAAPQSVAAGESMSAGQALRSKPFIVLAGAFFACCAAHSGPIFHTVSYAVGCGLSVTAAVTIYSMEGAAGLGGRLLFGVLADRWGAKPVLVAGLLVQGLAAVSYLAVNQLDGFYAVAIVFGLAYGGTMPLYASLARDAFSPRILGTVLGAATLLSSLGMALGPLIGGWLYDRYGSYTWLYVGSMAMGLAAASIAMLFPAARRSRGDGGLRPALQP; the protein is encoded by the coding sequence ATGAACAGCCCCACGACCGTCTCTTCCGTTTCCCTGGACCGCAATTGGCCCCTGGTCGCCGCCGGCGCCCTGATGGGCTGCGTGGCGATCGGCGCGGTGTTTTCGCTGGCGGTGCTGCTGCAGCCGATGAGCACCGCCACCGGCTGGTCGCGCGCCGGCTTGTCCAGCGCGATGACCTTGGCCTTCCTCAGCATGGGGTTCGCCGGTTTCGGCTGGGGCATCCTGAGCGACCGCTTCGGTCCCAGAGTGGTCGTGCTGGCCGGCTCGCTGCTGCTGGGACTGGCCTGCATCCTGGCCAGCCGCGCCGGCAGCCTGCTGCAGTTCCAGCTGACCTACGGGGTCTTGCTCGGCGCGGCCGCGGCCAGTTTCCTCGCCCCGGTCATCGCCGCCACCGCGGCTTCGTTCGAGCGTCGCCGCAATCTGGCGATATCGCTGGTCTCCGCCGGCATGGGCGTGGCGCCGATGACGCTGTCGCCGCTGGTGGCGTGGCTGGTGACGCACTACGACTGGCGCAGCAGCTTGATGATCGTCGGCGTGCTGGCCTGGGCGCTGACCTTGCCGGCGGTGTGGTTCGTGCGCACGGTACCCATGGCCGCGGCCGCGCCGCAGAGCGTCGCCGCCGGCGAATCGATGAGCGCCGGGCAGGCACTGCGATCCAAGCCTTTCATCGTGCTGGCGGGCGCGTTCTTCGCCTGCTGCGCCGCGCATTCGGGGCCGATCTTCCACACCGTCAGCTACGCGGTGGGCTGCGGCCTGTCGGTGACGGCGGCGGTGACGATCTACAGCATGGAGGGCGCCGCCGGCCTGGGCGGGCGCTTGTTGTTCGGCGTGCTGGCCGACCGCTGGGGCGCCAAGCCGGTGCTGGTGGCGGGCTTGCTGGTGCAGGGGCTCGCGGCGGTGTCGTATCTGGCCGTGAACCAGCTCGACGGCTTCTACGCGGTGGCGATCGTGTTCGGCTTGGCCTACGGCGGCACCATGCCGCTCTACGCCTCGCTCGCCCGCGACGCGTTCAGTCCGCGCATCCTCGGCACCGTTCTGGGCGCGGCGACCTTGCTGTCGAGCCTGGGCATGGCGCTGGGGCCGCTGATCGGCGGGTGGTTGTACGACCGCTACGGCAGCTACACGTGGCTCTACGTGGGTTCGATGGCGATGGGGCTGGCGGCGGCGTCGATCGCGATGCTGTTTCCGGCCGCGCGCCGGAGCCGGGGCGATGGCGGCCTGCGTCCGGCGCTGCAGCCTTGA
- a CDS encoding NAD(P)/FAD-dependent oxidoreductase: MQYDVIIVGGSYAGLAAAMPLARARRKILVVDAGQRRNRFAGHSHGFLTQDGTQAAAIAAKGREQLLAYRTVGWLDGKVAGAQRHENGFRLDMEGMPPLEARRLVLATGVVDRLPPVPGLAERWGTHVFHCPYCHGYELNQGPIGVLATSPMSMHLALLLPDWGPTTLFLNDAFEPDAEQLEKLQARGVRLERSRIERIEGSLDLVLHDGRIANLDGLFTLTTPDVASPIAAMLGCEFDEGPMGRTIRTDAMKATTVQGVFACGDAARPGGSLPLAVGDGTIAGAAAHQSLIFGGY, encoded by the coding sequence ATGCAGTACGACGTGATTATTGTGGGCGGCAGCTATGCCGGACTGGCTGCCGCAATGCCGCTGGCGCGTGCGCGCCGCAAGATTTTGGTCGTGGACGCGGGGCAGCGGCGCAACCGCTTCGCCGGGCACTCGCACGGTTTTCTCACCCAGGACGGCACGCAAGCGGCTGCGATCGCGGCGAAGGGACGCGAGCAACTTCTCGCTTACCGCACCGTCGGCTGGCTCGACGGAAAAGTCGCCGGCGCGCAACGCCACGAAAACGGGTTTCGGCTCGATATGGAAGGCATGCCCCCACTCGAAGCCAGACGGCTCGTGCTGGCGACCGGCGTCGTCGATCGGCTGCCGCCGGTGCCCGGCCTCGCCGAGCGTTGGGGCACGCACGTGTTCCATTGCCCTTATTGCCACGGTTACGAATTGAACCAGGGGCCGATCGGCGTTCTCGCGACCTCGCCCATGTCGATGCATCTGGCGCTGCTGCTCCCCGATTGGGGACCGACCACACTGTTCTTGAACGACGCCTTCGAACCCGACGCCGAGCAGCTCGAAAAACTTCAAGCTCGCGGCGTGAGGCTGGAACGCAGCCGGATCGAACGGATCGAAGGCTCGCTGGATCTGGTGCTGCACGATGGCCGCATAGCCAACCTCGACGGCCTGTTTACGCTGACCACGCCCGACGTCGCCAGCCCGATCGCGGCCATGCTCGGTTGCGAATTCGACGAAGGCCCGATGGGCCGCACGATCAGAACCGATGCCATGAAGGCGACCACGGTGCAGGGCGTCTTCGCCTGCGGCGACGCGGCCCGGCCCGGGGGTTCGCTGCCATTGGCGGTCGGCGACGGAACCATCGCGGGCGCGGCCGCGCATCAGTCGCTGATCTTCGGCGGGTACTGA
- a CDS encoding oxidative damage protection protein, giving the protein MSRSVFCQYEQRETEGLDFVPWPGELGKRVYANIGKPAWAAWLAHQTMLINENRLSPLDPKHRAFLEEEMEKFLFGGGAEKPAGYVPEA; this is encoded by the coding sequence ATGAGCCGCAGCGTTTTCTGCCAGTACGAACAGCGCGAGACCGAAGGCCTCGACTTCGTTCCTTGGCCCGGCGAACTGGGCAAGCGCGTTTACGCCAACATCGGCAAGCCTGCCTGGGCCGCGTGGCTGGCGCACCAGACCATGTTGATCAACGAAAACCGGCTCTCGCCGCTGGACCCCAAGCACCGCGCTTTCCTGGAAGAGGAGATGGAGAAGTTCCTGTTCGGCGGCGGCGCCGAGAAGCCGGCCGGTTACGTGCCCGAGGCCTGA
- the mutY gene encoding A/G-specific adenine glycosylase, with protein sequence MTSRSQSANDSAPPRSAKTGRAKKTAAPVRDAHAPAASGDDAFASRLLAWFDISGRHDLPWQHPRSPYRVWLSEIMLQQTQVKTAAPYFERFVAALPDVPALAAASLDTVLGLWSGLGYYARARNLHAAAKFCVEHHGGDLPRDLDALTALPGIGRSTAAAIASQAWGDRHAILDGNVKRVLSRYHGIDGYPGLPAVERQLWTLAESHLPHARMTDYTQAQMDLGATLCTRADPSCILCPLQHDCVARIEGRVAELPVPKPGKVPPQRYAQVLWLLDRDGRVLLQRRPPAGIWASLWTLPQSDDEAQAARWFGAHVRGEFADGAALAPVAHAFSHYKLELQPRRWREVALRDAVGDNDDLRWFARDELASLGIPAPIRKLIES encoded by the coding sequence ATGACCTCCCGTAGCCAAAGCGCCAACGACTCCGCCCCGCCCCGCAGCGCCAAGACCGGCCGCGCGAAGAAAACCGCCGCGCCCGTTCGCGATGCGCACGCGCCCGCCGCCAGCGGCGACGACGCCTTCGCCAGCCGCCTGCTGGCATGGTTCGACATCAGCGGCCGCCACGATCTGCCCTGGCAGCACCCGCGCTCGCCGTACCGAGTGTGGCTGTCGGAAATCATGCTGCAGCAGACCCAGGTCAAGACCGCGGCGCCGTACTTCGAACGCTTCGTCGCCGCCTTGCCGGACGTGCCCGCGCTCGCCGCCGCCTCGCTCGACACCGTGCTTGGGCTGTGGTCGGGCCTGGGCTACTACGCCCGCGCGCGCAACCTGCACGCCGCGGCGAAATTCTGCGTCGAGCACCACGGAGGCGACCTGCCGCGCGACCTCGACGCGTTGACCGCGTTGCCCGGCATCGGCCGCAGCACCGCCGCGGCGATCGCCTCGCAGGCCTGGGGCGATCGCCACGCGATTCTCGACGGCAACGTCAAACGCGTGCTCAGCCGCTATCACGGCATCGATGGTTATCCCGGCCTGCCGGCGGTGGAACGGCAATTGTGGACGCTGGCCGAATCGCATCTGCCGCACGCGCGCATGACCGACTACACCCAGGCGCAGATGGACCTGGGCGCGACCTTGTGCACGCGCGCCGACCCGTCGTGCATCCTGTGCCCTCTGCAGCACGATTGCGTCGCGCGCATCGAAGGCCGCGTCGCCGAACTGCCGGTGCCCAAGCCGGGCAAGGTTCCGCCGCAACGTTATGCGCAGGTGCTTTGGTTGCTCGATCGCGACGGCCGCGTGCTGCTGCAACGGCGCCCGCCCGCCGGCATCTGGGCCTCGCTGTGGACCTTGCCGCAAAGCGACGACGAAGCCCAGGCCGCGCGATGGTTCGGCGCGCACGTGCGCGGCGAATTCGCCGACGGCGCGGCGCTGGCGCCGGTCGCGCATGCCTTCAGCCACTACAAGCTGGAATTGCAGCCGCGACGCTGGCGCGAAGTCGCCTTGCGCGACGCGGTCGGCGACAATGACGACTTGCGCTGGTTCGCGCGCGATGAACTCGCATCGCTCGGCATTCCCGCGCCGATCCGCAAACTGATCGAATCCTGA
- a CDS encoding GNAT family N-acetyltransferase, which yields MQVLIENESHRAQIRAITQAAFGGDDEADLLDRLREDGLVRLSLVAVEDGQVVGHALFTALPVSVDGREVEALSLAPVSVRPDYQGTGVGSMLIREALARLAHSGFEAVVVLGHPGYYPRFGFSAALAAKLAAPFSGEAFMALELVEGALRGESGRVSYPSAFGIVDGH from the coding sequence ATGCAAGTTCTGATCGAAAACGAATCGCACCGCGCGCAGATCCGCGCGATCACCCAGGCCGCGTTCGGCGGCGACGACGAAGCCGATCTGCTCGATCGCCTGCGCGAAGACGGACTGGTGCGGCTGTCGCTGGTGGCGGTGGAAGACGGGCAAGTGGTCGGCCACGCGCTGTTCACCGCCTTGCCGGTGAGCGTGGACGGCCGCGAGGTCGAAGCGTTGTCTCTGGCGCCGGTGTCGGTGCGCCCGGACTACCAGGGCACGGGCGTGGGGTCGATGTTGATCCGCGAAGCGCTCGCGCGCCTGGCGCACAGCGGTTTCGAAGCGGTGGTCGTGCTCGGGCATCCGGGCTACTACCCACGCTTCGGCTTCAGCGCGGCGTTGGCGGCCAAACTCGCCGCGCCGTTTTCCGGCGAGGCCTTCATGGCGCTGGAACTGGTCGAAGGCGCGCTGCGCGGCGAATCGGGACGGGTGAGCTACCCGTCCGCGTTCGGCATTGTTGACGGCCACTGA
- a CDS encoding lysylphosphatidylglycerol synthase domain-containing protein, which produces MSWSKTASGVSKGLGWVLGLIALALVAWQAWTRQDQWLPLWRQLGALDLLAVLLLCLSMQVLFGLGWHVFARGRFVAEHILGDQLRWGQSLLAKYLPGKIWQGVARGMLYADERGVGDTFALFVREQLLSLGISALIAAVAAPAALPADLGLMFQVAFVAFAAVLTAVAVWARLPDFIASRLPRSLAHWNAARPATATIAKVWLLQFAGYLAMCAAFAVLVNGFGLRLGWLQLAAALCFAGLAGVAAVLVPAGLGVREAGLFWCLSPLLGAGNAAMLALAWRVAITFAEAAFAAISFAWGAWRR; this is translated from the coding sequence ATGAGCTGGTCTAAGACCGCCTCGGGCGTTTCCAAGGGGCTGGGCTGGGTCCTGGGCCTGATCGCGTTGGCGCTGGTCGCCTGGCAGGCCTGGACGCGCCAGGATCAATGGCTGCCGCTGTGGCGCCAGCTCGGCGCGCTGGATCTGCTCGCGGTGTTGCTGCTGTGTCTGTCGATGCAGGTGTTGTTCGGCCTGGGCTGGCACGTGTTCGCGCGCGGACGATTCGTTGCCGAACACATCCTCGGCGATCAATTGCGCTGGGGCCAGAGCCTGCTGGCCAAGTACCTGCCGGGCAAGATATGGCAGGGCGTGGCGCGCGGCATGTTGTATGCGGATGAACGCGGTGTCGGCGACACTTTCGCCTTGTTCGTGCGCGAACAATTGTTGTCGCTGGGCATCAGCGCCTTGATCGCGGCGGTGGCGGCGCCGGCGGCGCTGCCGGCGGATTTGGGGCTGATGTTTCAGGTCGCATTCGTGGCGTTCGCCGCGGTGTTGACCGCGGTCGCGGTGTGGGCGCGATTGCCGGACTTCATCGCCTCGCGACTGCCGCGCAGTCTGGCGCACTGGAACGCCGCGCGGCCGGCGACGGCGACGATCGCCAAGGTCTGGTTGCTGCAGTTCGCCGGTTATCTGGCCATGTGCGCTGCCTTCGCGGTACTGGTGAACGGCTTCGGCTTGCGGCTGGGCTGGCTGCAACTGGCGGCGGCGCTGTGTTTCGCCGGATTGGCCGGCGTCGCGGCGGTATTGGTGCCGGCCGGACTGGGCGTGCGCGAGGCCGGTCTGTTCTGGTGCCTGAGTCCGTTGCTCGGCGCCGGCAACGCGGCGATGTTGGCCTTGGCCTGGCGGGTCGCGATCACCTTCGCCGAGGCGGCGTTCGCCGCGATCAGCTTCGCCTGGGGCGCGTGGCGCCGATAA